A DNA window from Elusimicrobiota bacterium contains the following coding sequences:
- the glmM gene encoding phosphoglucosamine mutase: MKPLKISVSGIRGIAGETLTPEIVVKFAQAFGSYVESGKVIVGRDTRVSGDMVLYSTMSGLISSGCEVTSLGIVPTPTVQLAVKQSNADGGIAVTASHNSADWNALIFVRNDGMFLNTYQGEELMDIYHEESFEKASWDKLKKVRDDGTAIDKHIETVTNYFDVEKIRAKRFRVAVDLCNGAPVFMTPKLLDLLGCTVSTINGEPTGIFARDPEPSVNNLNQLCSVMKSGKVDIGFAHDADGDRLAVVDENGVPLGEEYTVALAIKYWLEYKEKGLVVTNLSTTRAVDDIAKSYGVPVIRTKVGDVNVTETLKNSNGVIGGEGNGGVAIPKIHYAQDSFAAMTLILQFMAETGLKVSELMKNLPRYYMTKKKVDCPPDKIYAILDEVRELYHNETVDCLDGIKIIRADEWLHIRASGTEPIIRFIAEAKDQARAERIVNDSIRQIRKYL, from the coding sequence ATGAAACCTCTGAAAATAAGTGTTTCGGGTATCCGCGGGATCGCGGGTGAAACCCTGACTCCCGAGATTGTCGTAAAATTCGCGCAGGCGTTCGGGAGTTATGTTGAATCAGGGAAGGTAATTGTTGGGCGTGATACCCGTGTATCAGGCGATATGGTGCTTTACTCTACAATGTCAGGGTTGATATCTTCCGGTTGTGAAGTTACTAGTCTTGGGATTGTGCCTACTCCAACGGTACAGTTGGCAGTCAAGCAATCAAACGCTGATGGCGGGATCGCGGTTACTGCAAGCCATAACTCTGCGGATTGGAATGCTCTCATTTTTGTACGTAACGACGGTATGTTTCTTAATACGTATCAGGGTGAAGAACTTATGGATATTTATCATGAGGAAAGTTTTGAGAAAGCGTCCTGGGATAAACTGAAAAAAGTGCGTGATGATGGTACCGCAATTGATAAGCATATAGAAACAGTTACTAATTATTTTGATGTAGAAAAAATCAGGGCAAAACGTTTTCGCGTGGCAGTGGATCTTTGTAACGGCGCGCCGGTGTTTATGACACCGAAACTGCTGGACCTTCTCGGGTGTACTGTTAGCACAATTAACGGCGAGCCTACAGGCATATTTGCGCGTGATCCTGAACCGTCAGTGAATAATCTTAATCAGTTATGTTCTGTGATGAAATCCGGGAAGGTGGATATCGGTTTTGCGCATGATGCTGACGGTGACCGCCTGGCGGTAGTGGATGAAAACGGTGTGCCGCTGGGTGAGGAGTATACCGTTGCTTTAGCGATTAAGTACTGGCTGGAATATAAGGAAAAAGGGTTGGTGGTCACAAACCTGTCAACCACACGGGCGGTGGATGATATCGCTAAGAGTTATGGCGTGCCGGTTATCCGTACAAAAGTCGGGGATGTTAATGTTACTGAAACACTGAAAAATAGTAACGGCGTTATAGGTGGAGAAGGGAATGGCGGGGTTGCGATACCCAAAATTCATTATGCACAGGATAGTTTTGCTGCGATGACGCTAATCCTGCAGTTTATGGCGGAAACCGGGTTGAAAGTGTCGGAACTTATGAAAAATCTTCCCCGGTATTATATGACTAAGAAAAAAGTTGATTGCCCGCCGGATAAAATTTATGCGATCCTCGATGAAGTACGCGAGTTGTACCATAACGAAACCGTGGATTGTCTTGATGGAATAAAAATTATACGCGCAGATGAGTGGTTGCATATACGCGCATCCGGGACAGAGCCTATAATTAGATTCATTGCGGAAGCTAAGGATCAGGCACGGGCGGAACGTATCGTTAATGATTCTATCCGCCAAATAAGGAAGTATTTGTGA
- the glmM gene encoding phosphoglucosamine mutase: MAKIRTLKISVAGVRAVVGDTLTPQLITRFAQAFGTYKAGGKIVVGSDTRVSGDMVKYAVFSGLIAAGCEVVDLGICPVPTLQVMVRELNVDGGVMITASHNPVQWNALKFYNTDATLLNARQGEELLDIYHQGEFRKVTWHEYSKVMTDKRAIETHIKLVSEFVNTEAIRKRKFKIAIDPCNGAGAIATPKLLAHFGCEVVKINAEPTGIFARNPEPVPANLTGLGQLVKDTGAEFGLAQDADADRLAIVNEYGNPIGEEYTLALAVDYMLRRAPGTVAVNLSTSRAIDDLAKKYGVKCYRAKVGEINVVETMKRVNAVVGGEGNGGVIIPQINYGRDSIAGISVVLDYLASTGKKISELVAEMPQYQMYKTKIECSSDKIFSVMEKLKNEYRNADINLEDGLKINFEDYWVHVRASNTEPIIRIMGEATAMGKAESVCNEFREKIERL; the protein is encoded by the coding sequence ATGGCAAAAATAAGGACGTTAAAGATAAGCGTTGCGGGTGTCCGCGCAGTTGTCGGGGATACTTTAACCCCGCAGTTGATTACGAGGTTCGCTCAGGCATTTGGGACTTATAAAGCCGGAGGAAAAATTGTTGTCGGTTCTGATACCCGCGTGTCGGGTGATATGGTGAAATACGCGGTGTTCTCCGGTTTGATTGCTGCCGGGTGTGAAGTTGTTGATCTAGGAATATGCCCGGTGCCGACGTTACAGGTGATGGTGCGTGAACTTAATGTTGACGGCGGGGTGATGATTACCGCCAGTCATAACCCTGTACAGTGGAACGCGTTGAAGTTTTATAATACTGATGCAACGTTGCTGAACGCTCGGCAGGGTGAGGAGTTGCTTGATATTTATCACCAGGGTGAGTTCCGGAAAGTTACCTGGCATGAGTATAGTAAGGTTATGACGGATAAACGCGCAATTGAGACTCATATTAAACTGGTATCCGAGTTTGTTAATACTGAAGCGATACGTAAACGTAAGTTCAAGATCGCAATTGATCCGTGTAACGGCGCAGGGGCAATCGCTACACCGAAATTACTTGCTCATTTCGGGTGCGAGGTCGTTAAGATAAACGCGGAGCCTACAGGCATATTTGCGCGTAATCCTGAGCCTGTCCCAGCTAACCTCACGGGGTTGGGGCAGTTGGTGAAAGATACCGGCGCGGAGTTCGGCCTTGCGCAGGATGCTGATGCTGACCGCCTGGCGATTGTTAATGAATATGGTAATCCTATCGGTGAAGAGTATACACTGGCGTTAGCGGTGGATTATATGTTACGCCGTGCACCGGGGACTGTGGCTGTTAATCTCTCAACTTCACGTGCGATTGATGATCTTGCAAAAAAGTATGGGGTTAAGTGTTATCGCGCAAAGGTCGGGGAGATTAATGTCGTTGAAACAATGAAACGCGTGAATGCTGTTGTTGGCGGAGAAGGGAATGGCGGGGTGATTATCCCGCAGATTAATTACGGGCGGGATAGTATTGCTGGAATCAGCGTAGTGCTTGATTACCTGGCATCAACCGGGAAGAAGATCAGTGAGCTTGTTGCGGAGATGCCGCAGTATCAGATGTACAAAACAAAAATTGAGTGTTCGTCAGATAAAATATTTTCTGTGATGGAAAAACTTAAGAATGAGTATAGAAACGCGGATATTAATCTTGAGGATGGCTTAAAAATTAATTTTGAGGATTACTGGGTACACGTGCGTGCGTCAAATACTGAGCCTATTATCCGTATAATGGGTGAAGCGACGGCAATGGGGAAAGCGGAAAGCGTATGTAACGAATTCCGGGAGAAAATTGAACGCCTATGA